CTCTGTACGCCGTTAATTTTTTTCTTCATTTGTTGACATAGCCATTACAAAAATGAAAAGTACAATACAAACAACAAACTGCTCGTAACACCACCAACATAAAACCCATGCAATACTTAGTTCACAAGTCACAAGAAAATATAAAAGCCACGAAGATTTAAACACATAGATTAAGAATTCACCAACGACTTAATTACAAAACCAAGTGTAGACAAAGTTAGTAAGGATTCTCTCCAACGTAGTTACCCGGTGGGTCGTAGTTGCAAGTGATGAAAACTCCTGCACCGTTCTCGCAGACAACGCGAGCGCAACCTATCCGTTTGGTGTCACGCCATACGATCTGAGTGTAGTGACCGCACATACCGCCTTCACACGAGTTGGTCATGTGGTTGTAGGACTTGGCCTCCACGGTCCATGACTCCACTGCGAAAGTTGGTGTCCAGTCTGAGCCACTTCCCCAAAACAAGTTCTCGCCGTATGGACCAGTTGAGTGGGTTAGGGAGCAGTCATACCGCCTCTGGTTAGCCCACCAAGTTGCGTAGCT
This sequence is a window from Brassica oleracea var. oleracea cultivar TO1000 chromosome C1, BOL, whole genome shotgun sequence. Protein-coding genes within it:
- the LOC106307556 gene encoding pathogenesis-related protein PR-1, with translation MAITTSTRAIVFAIAILLVAIQTVHADYYRPRLPTLMSPPPYGAEPKPLPTPSPKPILYHPPPTSHYQPPTGSFEDQFLAPHNSVRTSLGLSPLVWDGRIASYATWWANQRRYDCSLTHSTGPYGENLFWGSGSDWTPTFAVESWTVEAKSYNHMTNSCEGGMCGHYTQIVWRDTKRIGCARVVCENGAGVFITCNYDPPGNYVGENPY